In the genome of Oceanispirochaeta sp. M1, the window ATCGATGAACATACTTTTTATCTGATCTTGAAAAGCAGATTCTTTATCTCTTCTTTCCATAATCATATTTGCTATTTTTTCAGCCTCAGCAGGAAGTTTCTTTTCCCAGGTCTCGTGTGCCTGGTTAACTCTTCTGTCTGCTTCTGCATCAATGTATTTTTTTAATTCTTCATCTTCTGAATGTAATTTCTTAATTTCTTCAATTGTCATAATTCCTCCAAATCTTGGGAAACATTACTTTTCTTTCATTTCACGGCTTCACAAATATGAACTGGTCTGGGTTCATCTGTGCAGCTTCTTCCCTGGTAACTGCATGGAACGCCTCTATTTTTCTGTCTGGATCGGGTGGATCAACCATCTTGAATCCACTGTGATTCTGATATTTATCAGTGATTTGTTTTTCAATCCTCTTTAACCTCTGATTCATTTTTCTAACCTTTCTTCTAATTCATCCAGGCGCTTTTCTATTTCCAAATCCTTTTCAAGCTTCCAGTAGTTTAGGAATGTGGCATAGAAGTAAATCAGGTTCCTGAACTGGGTATGATCCTTCTCTCCTGACTCTTCATATTCTTTTTTGAGCTTTGCCATTGCCTTTCTTGTGGCAGGAAGTGTATTTAATGCCATTTCACACCATCCCGTATGCTTTCTTTAAACTTTCATATTCAGGAGAGCATACAGCCATCTCAGGGCTATTATTCATCCAGTCTTCTACCCTCTGGATATCTTCTTCTGTTCTATTTTTTGGGATATTTGAGTACAGGAGGTCCAGGGCTTCATAGACCATTGGATCAATACCAATAGAATGACTGGCTTTTATCTCTAATCCCTTTATTCTGGCTTTATATCTCATAACATAGCCCCTTAAACTATACATATGTTAAGCATTTCTTATTATAGAATATACTTACACCATTCTCTGATCAACCAAAAACAACCTTTTTATGGCTATTTCTGGGCTTTTTTCGGCTCTTTTATTAAGTTTTTTTTAATTAGCGCTTCATAGATGCAGGGATAGGCTAAATGTAACTGGTCTTTCCGGACAGATCGGAGCAAATTAGTAATAGAATCATTCAAAGTCTTTTCCATAAGCTTTGTATTTTTCATTTCTTGCCACCATTGAACCGGTTAGGCATGAATTCAATATCTCTATGCTTATATGTTCCGTCTGAATCTCGTTCTGTTACCTTCAGGATTCCCAGGTTTTCAAAGTATCTGATTCCCTTCGGTATAAACTTCGGGGATAGCTGATAGTTCTTATTTATGAAGTTGGTGTAATTGTATATTTTCTCGCCATTGTTCAATGATGTTATCTGAACAAGAGCCATATACAGCATTGTGTAATTGAAAAAGTATGTTTTATCTTCATGAGCTCTGAAATATTCAAAGATGTTTCCACGGATTACCAGATCAACATTTTCAGCTTTTTTGAAGATTGTTGCTGTGTATTCCCCATTAGGTCCTTTTTTATATGAACAGGCCCCGTATGCAGCTCTTTCAACTTCTGGCTTTTCAAGAGGAGGATCACAGCTGCTTTCATTGATTGCAATTAGAGCGTTATAGATTTCATCCAGTTCTGAATCTTTCGCCCTCATCGAGCAGCCGATACGGAAAAG includes:
- a CDS encoding primase C-terminal domain-containing protein produces the protein LFRIGCSMRAKDSELDEIYNALIAINESSCDPPLEKPEVERAAYGACSYKKGPNGEYTATIFKKAENVDLVIRGNIFEYFRAHEDKTYFFNYTMLYMALVQITSLNNGEKIYNYTNFINKNYQLSPKFIPKGIRYFENLGILKVTERDSDGTYKHRDIEFMPNRFNGGKK